The Etheostoma cragini isolate CJK2018 chromosome 15, CSU_Ecrag_1.0, whole genome shotgun sequence genome window below encodes:
- the pts gene encoding 6-pyruvoyl tetrahydrobiopterin synthase yields the protein MAGLYGSNGAAERIGHITRAQSFSACHRLHSIHLSDEENKRVYGKCNNPNGHGHNYKVEVTVRGKIDSLTGMVMNLTDLKRCIEEVIMVPLDHKNLDKDVPYFASVVSTTENVAVYIWDNMVKVLPSNLLYEIKIHETDNNVVVYRGE from the coding sequence ATGGCTGGACTATATGGGAGCAACGGCGCAGCGGAGCGTATCGGACACATCACGCGGGCCCAGAGCTTCAGCGCCTGTCACCGACTCCACAGCATTCACTTGAGTGATGAGGAGAATAAACGAGTTTACGGAAAATGCAACAACCCCAATGGTCATGGACACAACTACAAAGTGGAGGTAACGGTGCGTGGAAAGATTGATTCGCTCACTGGTATGGTCATGAACTTGACAGACCTGAAGAGGTGCATTGAGGAAGTCATCATGGTTCCACTGGACCATAAAAACCTGGATAAGGACGTCCCATACTTTGCCAGTGTTGTCAGCACAACTGAGAACGTGGCTGTTTATATCTGGGACAACATGGTGAAGGTGCTCCCATCCAACCTCCTCTACGAGATTAAGATACATGAGACCGATAACAATGTCGTCGTATATCGAGGAGAGTAG